The proteins below come from a single Conger conger chromosome 10, fConCon1.1, whole genome shotgun sequence genomic window:
- the hdac7a gene encoding histone deacetylase 7 isoform X1, whose translation MYTQQADGITASGQTLETDRQETHLAGATAVAVSGEAVPMDLRVGQRAVRPGSDTAMLTPLPHPHPLLLPSTFSPQPCSQFSQQQLHFRFNMEQRRREQEQEKQQELQQLWHKDKSKQSAVASSAVKQKLQEVILKKQKQAALERTSSNPLSGPPVGYRELAPDPSAPPQSGMVPSPGQQPVGDTPDGDPPLRRAARFAAHGKDGKEVVSASEPNLKVKHKLKKHLNTRKSPLTRKESAPPAVKHRVPDTLDSSPSSSSTPVSGCSSPNDSLDNGVLPAAGLSHEAQRLLLQDGTLAHFTVQTASTMPTITLGLPANAKSNADLGSMKVGRVLAGTPQVYLPLGLEEASSSLPPHLQPVLILEPSGLVHSPMMAVPGLGSVPLQFAPHLECLTTLGHKPLSRTRSEPLPQSPRALHPHLLQQHQNSQHLERLKQQTHLGKLMSKSSEKPRLKQIPSEDMDSEEAGPAPGDVHQGRPRAESLREAEPVSPGDGQGEQINLQQTLIHNQSLLWEKQQQLHQLRRQTVQMETLAVPMALGPAHRPLSRAQSSPASTSQLLPDKTLPMPPTETPSKPRFTTGLVYDSQMLRHQCTCGDNSSHPEHAGRIQSIWSRLQETGLKSQCERIGGRKASLEELQSVHTERHVLLYGTNPLNRLKLDNRKLAGILSQRMFVMLPCGGCGVDNDTIWNEMHTSTASRMAAGSVTELAFRVAKRELKNGFAVVRPPGHHADPSNPMGFCFFNSVAIAAKQLQQKLSVSKILIVDWDVHHGNGTQDVFYNDSSVLYISLHRYDDGNFFPGSGGPTEVGSGPGEGFTVNVAWTGGLDPPMGDAEYLAAFRTVVMPIAQEFSPDVVLVSSGFDAAEGHPPALGGYKVSAKCFGFLTRQLMLLAGGRVVLALEGGHDLTAICDASEACVNALLGNEVKPLSQDALQQRPCPNAVRSLQRVLQIHGQYWLSVRRFVHTVELSYLGAQKRDCEETDTVNALASLSVGVLASKSLSDEPMEDQDDSM comes from the exons ATGGAATTACGGCGTCGGGACAGACCTTAGAGACTGACAGACAGGAGACTCATTTAGCGGGAGCGACAG cagtcGCAGTGTCAGGTGAGGCGGTCCCCATGGACCTGCGGGTGGGCCAGCGTGCGGTTCGGCCGGGCTCAGACACGGCCATGCTcacgcccctcccccacccccaccccctcctgctgCCCAGTACCTTctcaccccagccctgctcccagttctcccagcagcagctgcactTCAGG TTCAACATGGAGCAGAGGAGGCgcgagcaggagcaggagaaacagcaggagctgcagcagcTCTGGCACAAGGACAAGAGCAAACAGA GTGCTGTGGCCAGTTCAGCAGTGAAGCAGAAACTCCAGGAAGTAATTCTGAAAAAGCAGAAACAGGCTGCCCTGGAGAGGACCAGCTCCAACCCACTTAGCGGCCCACCTGTGGGatacag GGAGCTGGCCCCAGACCCTAGCGCACCCCCTCAGTCCGGAATGGTGCCATCTCCCGGACAACAGCCTGTGGGCGACACCCCCGACGGTGACCCACCACTACGGCGAGCAG CCAGGTTCGCGGCTCACGGAAAAGACGGAAAAGAAGTAGTTTCAG CATCGGAGCCCAACCTGAAGGTGAAGCACAAGCTGAAGAAACACCTGAACACCCGGAAGAGTCCGCTGACCCGTAAGGAGAGCGCGCCGCCCGCCGTCAAGCACCGAGTCCCCGACACTCTGG actcctctcccagcagcagcagcaccccAGTGTCTGGCTGCAGCTCCCCAAACGACAGCCTGGATAATGGTGTGCTCCCTGCGGCAGGACTGTCCCACGAG GCTCAGAGGTTGCTGCTGCAGGATGGCACCCTGGCCCATTTCACTGTGCAAACCGCCTCCACCATGCCCACCATCACCCTGGGGCTGCCTGCTAATGCCAAG AGCAATGCTGATCTGGGCTCTATGAAGGTGGGCCGGGTTCTGGCCGGGACTCCTCAGGTGTACCTGCCCCTCGGGCTGGAAGAGGCCAGCAGCTCCCTGCCTCCTCACCTTCAGCCTGTGCTCATCCTGGAGCCCTCCGGCCTGGTGCACTCCCCAATGATGGCTG ttcCAGGGCTGGGTTCTGTGCCCCTGCAGTTTGCTCCCCATCTAGAATGCCTGACTACACTGGGCCACAAACCTCTGAGCAGAACCCGCTCAGAACCTCTCCCCCAGAGTCCCAGAGCCCTGCACCCCCACCTGCTCCAGCAGCACCAGAACAGCCAGCACCTGGAGCGGCTCAAACAGCAGACCCACTTGGGCAAG CTGATGTCCAAGTCGAGCGAGAAGCCGCGGCTCAAACAGATTCCCTCGGAGGACATGGACTCAGAGGAGGCGGGGCCGGCCCCCGGAGACGTCCATCAGGGCAGGCCGCGGGCGGAGTCGCtgcgggaggcggagcctgTCTCCCCGGGAGACGGTCAGGGAGAGCAGATCAACCTGCAGCAGACTCTCATACACAACCAG TCATTGTTATGGgagaaacaacagcagttgcacCAGCTGCGTCGTCAGACAGTCCAAATGGAGACTCTGGCAGTTCCCATGGCGCTTGGCCCGGCCCACCGACCCCTCTCCCGAGCCCAGTCCTCCCCGGCCTCCACCTCCCAACTGCTGCCAGACAAGACCCTCCCCATGCCCCCCACAGAGACCCCCAGCAAGCCCCGCTTCACCACGG GCTTGGTTTACGACTCCCAAATGCTGAGGCACCAGTGCACCTGCGGAGACAACAGCAGCCACCCGGAGCATGCTGGGAGAATCCAGAGCATCTGGTCCCGACTGCAGGAGACAGGCCTGAAGAGCCAGTGTGAG AGAATCGGGGGGAGGAAGGCCTCTCTGGAGGAGCTGCAGTCAGTGCACACTGAGCGCCACGTCCTGCTGTACGGCACCAACCCCCTCAACCGCCTCAAACTGGACAACCGCAAGCTGGCCg GAATCCTTTCTCAGAGGATGTTTGTGATGCTTCCGTGTGGGGGTTGCGGG GTGGATAACGACACCATCTGGAACGAGATGCACACCTCCACCGCGTCCCGAATGGCGGCGGGCAGCGTGACAGAGCTGGCCTTCCGTGTCGCCAAAAGAGAGCTGAAG AATGGTTTTGCAGTGGTGAGACCCCCTGGACACCATGCTGACCCATCTAACcccat GGGTTTCTGTTTCTTTAACTCTGTGGCTATTGCAGCAAAACAGCTGCAGCAGAAGCTTAGCGTCAGTAAGATCCTCATTGTGGACTGG gATGTTCACCATGGCAACGGTACCCAGGATGTGTTCTACAACGACTCCAGCGTGCTCTACATCTCGCTCCATCGCTATGACGATGGCAACTTCTTCCCTGGCAGTGGTGGGCCAACTGAG GTGGGATCAGGGCCTGGAGAGGGATTTACTGTCAATGTGGCGTGGACGGGCGGCCTCGATCCTCCCATGGGTGACGCGGAGTACCTGGCAGCCTTCAG GACAGTGGTGATGCCCATCGCTCAGGAGTTCTCCCCAGATGTGGTCCTGGTCTCGTCAGGGTTCGACGCCGCTGAGGGGCACCCCCCAGCCCTGGGGGGGTACAAAGTCTCGGCCAAAT GTTTTGGGTTCCTGACGCGGCAGCTGATGCTCCTGGCGGGCGGGCGGGTGGTCCTGGCCCTGGAGGGGGGTCACGACCTGACGGCCATCTGCGACGCGTCCGAGGCCTGCGTCAACGCGTTGCTCGGCAACGAG GTGAAGCCCCTGTCTCAGGACGCCCTGCAGCAGAGGCCCTGCCCTAACGCCGTGCGCTCGCTGCAGAGGGTGCTGCAGATCCACG gtcaGTACTGGCTGTCAGTGAGGCGTTTTGTCCACACGGTGGAGCTGTCCTACCTGGGCGCTCAGAAGAGGGACTGCGAGGAGACGGACACTGTCAACGCattggcctctctctctgtgggcgtcCTGGCCAGCAAGAG tcTCTCCGATGAGCCTATGGAAGACCAGGATGACTCCATGTAG
- the hdac7a gene encoding histone deacetylase 7 isoform X2, with protein sequence MYTQQADGITASGQTLETDRQETHLAGATVAVSGEAVPMDLRVGQRAVRPGSDTAMLTPLPHPHPLLLPSTFSPQPCSQFSQQQLHFRFNMEQRRREQEQEKQQELQQLWHKDKSKQSAVASSAVKQKLQEVILKKQKQAALERTSSNPLSGPPVGYRELAPDPSAPPQSGMVPSPGQQPVGDTPDGDPPLRRAARFAAHGKDGKEVVSASEPNLKVKHKLKKHLNTRKSPLTRKESAPPAVKHRVPDTLDSSPSSSSTPVSGCSSPNDSLDNGVLPAAGLSHEAQRLLLQDGTLAHFTVQTASTMPTITLGLPANAKSNADLGSMKVGRVLAGTPQVYLPLGLEEASSSLPPHLQPVLILEPSGLVHSPMMAVPGLGSVPLQFAPHLECLTTLGHKPLSRTRSEPLPQSPRALHPHLLQQHQNSQHLERLKQQTHLGKLMSKSSEKPRLKQIPSEDMDSEEAGPAPGDVHQGRPRAESLREAEPVSPGDGQGEQINLQQTLIHNQSLLWEKQQQLHQLRRQTVQMETLAVPMALGPAHRPLSRAQSSPASTSQLLPDKTLPMPPTETPSKPRFTTGLVYDSQMLRHQCTCGDNSSHPEHAGRIQSIWSRLQETGLKSQCERIGGRKASLEELQSVHTERHVLLYGTNPLNRLKLDNRKLAGILSQRMFVMLPCGGCGVDNDTIWNEMHTSTASRMAAGSVTELAFRVAKRELKNGFAVVRPPGHHADPSNPMGFCFFNSVAIAAKQLQQKLSVSKILIVDWDVHHGNGTQDVFYNDSSVLYISLHRYDDGNFFPGSGGPTEVGSGPGEGFTVNVAWTGGLDPPMGDAEYLAAFRTVVMPIAQEFSPDVVLVSSGFDAAEGHPPALGGYKVSAKCFGFLTRQLMLLAGGRVVLALEGGHDLTAICDASEACVNALLGNEVKPLSQDALQQRPCPNAVRSLQRVLQIHGQYWLSVRRFVHTVELSYLGAQKRDCEETDTVNALASLSVGVLASKSLSDEPMEDQDDSM encoded by the exons ATGGAATTACGGCGTCGGGACAGACCTTAGAGACTGACAGACAGGAGACTCATTTAGCGGGAGCGACAG tcGCAGTGTCAGGTGAGGCGGTCCCCATGGACCTGCGGGTGGGCCAGCGTGCGGTTCGGCCGGGCTCAGACACGGCCATGCTcacgcccctcccccacccccaccccctcctgctgCCCAGTACCTTctcaccccagccctgctcccagttctcccagcagcagctgcactTCAGG TTCAACATGGAGCAGAGGAGGCgcgagcaggagcaggagaaacagcaggagctgcagcagcTCTGGCACAAGGACAAGAGCAAACAGA GTGCTGTGGCCAGTTCAGCAGTGAAGCAGAAACTCCAGGAAGTAATTCTGAAAAAGCAGAAACAGGCTGCCCTGGAGAGGACCAGCTCCAACCCACTTAGCGGCCCACCTGTGGGatacag GGAGCTGGCCCCAGACCCTAGCGCACCCCCTCAGTCCGGAATGGTGCCATCTCCCGGACAACAGCCTGTGGGCGACACCCCCGACGGTGACCCACCACTACGGCGAGCAG CCAGGTTCGCGGCTCACGGAAAAGACGGAAAAGAAGTAGTTTCAG CATCGGAGCCCAACCTGAAGGTGAAGCACAAGCTGAAGAAACACCTGAACACCCGGAAGAGTCCGCTGACCCGTAAGGAGAGCGCGCCGCCCGCCGTCAAGCACCGAGTCCCCGACACTCTGG actcctctcccagcagcagcagcaccccAGTGTCTGGCTGCAGCTCCCCAAACGACAGCCTGGATAATGGTGTGCTCCCTGCGGCAGGACTGTCCCACGAG GCTCAGAGGTTGCTGCTGCAGGATGGCACCCTGGCCCATTTCACTGTGCAAACCGCCTCCACCATGCCCACCATCACCCTGGGGCTGCCTGCTAATGCCAAG AGCAATGCTGATCTGGGCTCTATGAAGGTGGGCCGGGTTCTGGCCGGGACTCCTCAGGTGTACCTGCCCCTCGGGCTGGAAGAGGCCAGCAGCTCCCTGCCTCCTCACCTTCAGCCTGTGCTCATCCTGGAGCCCTCCGGCCTGGTGCACTCCCCAATGATGGCTG ttcCAGGGCTGGGTTCTGTGCCCCTGCAGTTTGCTCCCCATCTAGAATGCCTGACTACACTGGGCCACAAACCTCTGAGCAGAACCCGCTCAGAACCTCTCCCCCAGAGTCCCAGAGCCCTGCACCCCCACCTGCTCCAGCAGCACCAGAACAGCCAGCACCTGGAGCGGCTCAAACAGCAGACCCACTTGGGCAAG CTGATGTCCAAGTCGAGCGAGAAGCCGCGGCTCAAACAGATTCCCTCGGAGGACATGGACTCAGAGGAGGCGGGGCCGGCCCCCGGAGACGTCCATCAGGGCAGGCCGCGGGCGGAGTCGCtgcgggaggcggagcctgTCTCCCCGGGAGACGGTCAGGGAGAGCAGATCAACCTGCAGCAGACTCTCATACACAACCAG TCATTGTTATGGgagaaacaacagcagttgcacCAGCTGCGTCGTCAGACAGTCCAAATGGAGACTCTGGCAGTTCCCATGGCGCTTGGCCCGGCCCACCGACCCCTCTCCCGAGCCCAGTCCTCCCCGGCCTCCACCTCCCAACTGCTGCCAGACAAGACCCTCCCCATGCCCCCCACAGAGACCCCCAGCAAGCCCCGCTTCACCACGG GCTTGGTTTACGACTCCCAAATGCTGAGGCACCAGTGCACCTGCGGAGACAACAGCAGCCACCCGGAGCATGCTGGGAGAATCCAGAGCATCTGGTCCCGACTGCAGGAGACAGGCCTGAAGAGCCAGTGTGAG AGAATCGGGGGGAGGAAGGCCTCTCTGGAGGAGCTGCAGTCAGTGCACACTGAGCGCCACGTCCTGCTGTACGGCACCAACCCCCTCAACCGCCTCAAACTGGACAACCGCAAGCTGGCCg GAATCCTTTCTCAGAGGATGTTTGTGATGCTTCCGTGTGGGGGTTGCGGG GTGGATAACGACACCATCTGGAACGAGATGCACACCTCCACCGCGTCCCGAATGGCGGCGGGCAGCGTGACAGAGCTGGCCTTCCGTGTCGCCAAAAGAGAGCTGAAG AATGGTTTTGCAGTGGTGAGACCCCCTGGACACCATGCTGACCCATCTAACcccat GGGTTTCTGTTTCTTTAACTCTGTGGCTATTGCAGCAAAACAGCTGCAGCAGAAGCTTAGCGTCAGTAAGATCCTCATTGTGGACTGG gATGTTCACCATGGCAACGGTACCCAGGATGTGTTCTACAACGACTCCAGCGTGCTCTACATCTCGCTCCATCGCTATGACGATGGCAACTTCTTCCCTGGCAGTGGTGGGCCAACTGAG GTGGGATCAGGGCCTGGAGAGGGATTTACTGTCAATGTGGCGTGGACGGGCGGCCTCGATCCTCCCATGGGTGACGCGGAGTACCTGGCAGCCTTCAG GACAGTGGTGATGCCCATCGCTCAGGAGTTCTCCCCAGATGTGGTCCTGGTCTCGTCAGGGTTCGACGCCGCTGAGGGGCACCCCCCAGCCCTGGGGGGGTACAAAGTCTCGGCCAAAT GTTTTGGGTTCCTGACGCGGCAGCTGATGCTCCTGGCGGGCGGGCGGGTGGTCCTGGCCCTGGAGGGGGGTCACGACCTGACGGCCATCTGCGACGCGTCCGAGGCCTGCGTCAACGCGTTGCTCGGCAACGAG GTGAAGCCCCTGTCTCAGGACGCCCTGCAGCAGAGGCCCTGCCCTAACGCCGTGCGCTCGCTGCAGAGGGTGCTGCAGATCCACG gtcaGTACTGGCTGTCAGTGAGGCGTTTTGTCCACACGGTGGAGCTGTCCTACCTGGGCGCTCAGAAGAGGGACTGCGAGGAGACGGACACTGTCAACGCattggcctctctctctgtgggcgtcCTGGCCAGCAAGAG tcTCTCCGATGAGCCTATGGAAGACCAGGATGACTCCATGTAG
- the hdac7a gene encoding histone deacetylase 7 isoform X3, with the protein MYTQQADGITASGQTLETDRQETHLAGATAVAVSGEAVPMDLRVGQRAVRPGSDTAMLTPLPHPHPLLLPSTFSPQPCSQFSQQQLHFRFNMEQRRREQEQEKQQELQQLWHKDKSKQSAVASSAVKQKLQEVILKKQKQAALERTSSNPLSGPPVGYRELAPDPSAPPQSGMVPSPGQQPVGDTPDGDPPLRRAASEPNLKVKHKLKKHLNTRKSPLTRKESAPPAVKHRVPDTLDSSPSSSSTPVSGCSSPNDSLDNGVLPAAGLSHEAQRLLLQDGTLAHFTVQTASTMPTITLGLPANAKSNADLGSMKVGRVLAGTPQVYLPLGLEEASSSLPPHLQPVLILEPSGLVHSPMMAVPGLGSVPLQFAPHLECLTTLGHKPLSRTRSEPLPQSPRALHPHLLQQHQNSQHLERLKQQTHLGKLMSKSSEKPRLKQIPSEDMDSEEAGPAPGDVHQGRPRAESLREAEPVSPGDGQGEQINLQQTLIHNQSLLWEKQQQLHQLRRQTVQMETLAVPMALGPAHRPLSRAQSSPASTSQLLPDKTLPMPPTETPSKPRFTTGLVYDSQMLRHQCTCGDNSSHPEHAGRIQSIWSRLQETGLKSQCERIGGRKASLEELQSVHTERHVLLYGTNPLNRLKLDNRKLAGILSQRMFVMLPCGGCGVDNDTIWNEMHTSTASRMAAGSVTELAFRVAKRELKNGFAVVRPPGHHADPSNPMGFCFFNSVAIAAKQLQQKLSVSKILIVDWDVHHGNGTQDVFYNDSSVLYISLHRYDDGNFFPGSGGPTEVGSGPGEGFTVNVAWTGGLDPPMGDAEYLAAFRTVVMPIAQEFSPDVVLVSSGFDAAEGHPPALGGYKVSAKCFGFLTRQLMLLAGGRVVLALEGGHDLTAICDASEACVNALLGNEVKPLSQDALQQRPCPNAVRSLQRVLQIHGQYWLSVRRFVHTVELSYLGAQKRDCEETDTVNALASLSVGVLASKSLSDEPMEDQDDSM; encoded by the exons ATGGAATTACGGCGTCGGGACAGACCTTAGAGACTGACAGACAGGAGACTCATTTAGCGGGAGCGACAG cagtcGCAGTGTCAGGTGAGGCGGTCCCCATGGACCTGCGGGTGGGCCAGCGTGCGGTTCGGCCGGGCTCAGACACGGCCATGCTcacgcccctcccccacccccaccccctcctgctgCCCAGTACCTTctcaccccagccctgctcccagttctcccagcagcagctgcactTCAGG TTCAACATGGAGCAGAGGAGGCgcgagcaggagcaggagaaacagcaggagctgcagcagcTCTGGCACAAGGACAAGAGCAAACAGA GTGCTGTGGCCAGTTCAGCAGTGAAGCAGAAACTCCAGGAAGTAATTCTGAAAAAGCAGAAACAGGCTGCCCTGGAGAGGACCAGCTCCAACCCACTTAGCGGCCCACCTGTGGGatacag GGAGCTGGCCCCAGACCCTAGCGCACCCCCTCAGTCCGGAATGGTGCCATCTCCCGGACAACAGCCTGTGGGCGACACCCCCGACGGTGACCCACCACTACGGCGAGCAG CATCGGAGCCCAACCTGAAGGTGAAGCACAAGCTGAAGAAACACCTGAACACCCGGAAGAGTCCGCTGACCCGTAAGGAGAGCGCGCCGCCCGCCGTCAAGCACCGAGTCCCCGACACTCTGG actcctctcccagcagcagcagcaccccAGTGTCTGGCTGCAGCTCCCCAAACGACAGCCTGGATAATGGTGTGCTCCCTGCGGCAGGACTGTCCCACGAG GCTCAGAGGTTGCTGCTGCAGGATGGCACCCTGGCCCATTTCACTGTGCAAACCGCCTCCACCATGCCCACCATCACCCTGGGGCTGCCTGCTAATGCCAAG AGCAATGCTGATCTGGGCTCTATGAAGGTGGGCCGGGTTCTGGCCGGGACTCCTCAGGTGTACCTGCCCCTCGGGCTGGAAGAGGCCAGCAGCTCCCTGCCTCCTCACCTTCAGCCTGTGCTCATCCTGGAGCCCTCCGGCCTGGTGCACTCCCCAATGATGGCTG ttcCAGGGCTGGGTTCTGTGCCCCTGCAGTTTGCTCCCCATCTAGAATGCCTGACTACACTGGGCCACAAACCTCTGAGCAGAACCCGCTCAGAACCTCTCCCCCAGAGTCCCAGAGCCCTGCACCCCCACCTGCTCCAGCAGCACCAGAACAGCCAGCACCTGGAGCGGCTCAAACAGCAGACCCACTTGGGCAAG CTGATGTCCAAGTCGAGCGAGAAGCCGCGGCTCAAACAGATTCCCTCGGAGGACATGGACTCAGAGGAGGCGGGGCCGGCCCCCGGAGACGTCCATCAGGGCAGGCCGCGGGCGGAGTCGCtgcgggaggcggagcctgTCTCCCCGGGAGACGGTCAGGGAGAGCAGATCAACCTGCAGCAGACTCTCATACACAACCAG TCATTGTTATGGgagaaacaacagcagttgcacCAGCTGCGTCGTCAGACAGTCCAAATGGAGACTCTGGCAGTTCCCATGGCGCTTGGCCCGGCCCACCGACCCCTCTCCCGAGCCCAGTCCTCCCCGGCCTCCACCTCCCAACTGCTGCCAGACAAGACCCTCCCCATGCCCCCCACAGAGACCCCCAGCAAGCCCCGCTTCACCACGG GCTTGGTTTACGACTCCCAAATGCTGAGGCACCAGTGCACCTGCGGAGACAACAGCAGCCACCCGGAGCATGCTGGGAGAATCCAGAGCATCTGGTCCCGACTGCAGGAGACAGGCCTGAAGAGCCAGTGTGAG AGAATCGGGGGGAGGAAGGCCTCTCTGGAGGAGCTGCAGTCAGTGCACACTGAGCGCCACGTCCTGCTGTACGGCACCAACCCCCTCAACCGCCTCAAACTGGACAACCGCAAGCTGGCCg GAATCCTTTCTCAGAGGATGTTTGTGATGCTTCCGTGTGGGGGTTGCGGG GTGGATAACGACACCATCTGGAACGAGATGCACACCTCCACCGCGTCCCGAATGGCGGCGGGCAGCGTGACAGAGCTGGCCTTCCGTGTCGCCAAAAGAGAGCTGAAG AATGGTTTTGCAGTGGTGAGACCCCCTGGACACCATGCTGACCCATCTAACcccat GGGTTTCTGTTTCTTTAACTCTGTGGCTATTGCAGCAAAACAGCTGCAGCAGAAGCTTAGCGTCAGTAAGATCCTCATTGTGGACTGG gATGTTCACCATGGCAACGGTACCCAGGATGTGTTCTACAACGACTCCAGCGTGCTCTACATCTCGCTCCATCGCTATGACGATGGCAACTTCTTCCCTGGCAGTGGTGGGCCAACTGAG GTGGGATCAGGGCCTGGAGAGGGATTTACTGTCAATGTGGCGTGGACGGGCGGCCTCGATCCTCCCATGGGTGACGCGGAGTACCTGGCAGCCTTCAG GACAGTGGTGATGCCCATCGCTCAGGAGTTCTCCCCAGATGTGGTCCTGGTCTCGTCAGGGTTCGACGCCGCTGAGGGGCACCCCCCAGCCCTGGGGGGGTACAAAGTCTCGGCCAAAT GTTTTGGGTTCCTGACGCGGCAGCTGATGCTCCTGGCGGGCGGGCGGGTGGTCCTGGCCCTGGAGGGGGGTCACGACCTGACGGCCATCTGCGACGCGTCCGAGGCCTGCGTCAACGCGTTGCTCGGCAACGAG GTGAAGCCCCTGTCTCAGGACGCCCTGCAGCAGAGGCCCTGCCCTAACGCCGTGCGCTCGCTGCAGAGGGTGCTGCAGATCCACG gtcaGTACTGGCTGTCAGTGAGGCGTTTTGTCCACACGGTGGAGCTGTCCTACCTGGGCGCTCAGAAGAGGGACTGCGAGGAGACGGACACTGTCAACGCattggcctctctctctgtgggcgtcCTGGCCAGCAAGAG tcTCTCCGATGAGCCTATGGAAGACCAGGATGACTCCATGTAG